The genomic segment GACCGCTCTGGCCGAGGCCGAGGTGCTCAGCGCCATCCGTGTGCCCGCGCTGGGCGACGACGCGCGCTGGTCCTATCGCAAGTTCTGTCGCAAGACCGGTGAATTCGCGCTGGCCATCGTCAGCGGCGTGGCCGACGCCCGGACGGGCATCGAACGGCTGGTGTTCTCCGCCCTCGACGGCGCGCCGGTCGTGATCGAACGCGCCGGCCTGTTCGAAGAGCTCGCCGAGACAAGCGCGCGTGACGCATTGCTCGACGACGAGCTGTTGTCACTCACCGGCCACCGCCGCGCCCTGCATGCCGGCCTGCTCGCCGACGTGGTGGCCGATCTGCGAGGTATCGCATGAGCGCTCCTCTCCAATTTCCGCAAAGCAACACGGTCACGTTTCGTCTGACTGTGAACGGCCAGGAACGTGAAATCAGCGCCGAGCCGCGGACCCATCTGGCCGATGTGCTGCGCGAGCACTGTGGTCTGACCGCGACCCATCTGGGCTGCGAGCAGGGCGTATGCGGAGCCTGCACGGTCGAGATCGACGGCGTGCCGCAGCGCTCCTGTCTGCAGTCCGCCACACGCTTCGAAGGCCGCGAGATTCGTACGCTCGAGGCCTTCGAAGACGACCCGCTCGGCGCGGCCCTGCGCCGTGCCTTCAGCGAAGAACATGCCCTGCAATGCGGCTATTGCACGCCCGGCATGCTCATGACCGCGCACGACATCGTGCAGCGCCTGCCCCATGCCGACGAGGCCCGTATCCGCGAAGAACTGGCCGGCAATCTGTGCCGGTGCACGGGCTATCGCGGCATCGTGCGGGCGATTCAGCGCGTGCTCGAAACCTATCCCCACGAGAGTTCCGATGGACGTTAAACAACGCTTCACCATTGACGCCCCGGCCGACGATGTCTGGCAGGCCTTTCAGGACCCGGCCCTGCTGGTCGAGTGTCTGCCGGGGGCGACGCTGACCGAACCGGTCGCCGACAACCACCTCAAGCTCATGTTTCAGGTCAAGCTCGGCCCGATTTCGGCAGCGTTTGCCGGCGAGGGCGACTTGAGCCTCGACGACACCGCGCATACCGGCGGCCTGCAGGGCCGCGGTACCGACCGCAAGAGCAACAGCCGGGTGAAAGGCGAGGCCGCCTTTGCGGTCATCGACGAAGGAGCTGTAACCGCGGTCGAGTTGAATGTGTCGTTTTCGATCACCGGCAAGCTGGCCCAGTTCAGCCGCGAAGGCATCGTCAAGGCCCTGGCCGATCAGCTCACCCGCGATTTCGCCGACAACCTGCAGCAGGCGTTGCAGCCCGAGGCGACAGCCGACGCCGCGGTGCCGGCCGGCGAAACGCGCCCTGCATCCGAACGCGGCGGCACGCCGGCCGGCTCCCGCCCACGATTGAAGTCGGTGGATACCAGTTCGGTGAACGCGTTGAGCCTGGTCTGGCGGATGATCGTGAGCTGGTGGCGCCGGCTGCTGGGTAAATCGCCGGCATGAGCGTCGTTGCGCCAGAGCGGCTCGATGCCAAGCGGGGTCAGGCCGCCGCGCTTTTCGAGGGCGCCTGCTTGCGCGGCGTTGCGCGCCTGTCCGATATGCGTCCCGAGCTGGGCGACGACGTGCTGCTGCACGCCGGCCCGCCACTGGATACGCACGCGCTGCCGTATCCGGTACGCAATGCCGCGGTGCACGCCCTCGTTTATGCCGGCTGGCCGGCCGGCGACGCGGCGCGCGCGATCGATACCGACGCCATCCGTTTCGAACCCGCCCAGGATCACGGCGTGGTTACGCCGCTGGCGCAGGTGGTATCGAATGCCATGCCGGTGTTTCGGGTCGGGGACGAGCGCCATGAAGTGGCGGCGCCCATTGCCGAGAGCGCGCCGCCCGCGCTGCGTTTTGGTTCGGCCGACGAGGCCTGCGTAATCCGCCTGCGCCAACAGGCGGAATGGGCGTTCGGCGCGCTCGCGCCGCGGTTGGCCGATGCGCCGCTGCCGATACGCGACTGGATCGATGCCGCGCTGGTCGAAGGCGACGAATGCCATGCCCGCACCGGCGTAGCCAACGCCCGGCTGATCTCGGCGCTGGGCGAGCTGCCCGAAGACTATGCCGAGTCGATCGCGGCCAACGCCAACTTCGTGCTGCCGATACTCATGGCCGCCAGCGCCTGGGCCATACGTCGACACCGCGGTTCGATCGCGGCGGTCGGCGGCAACGGCCAGCGCTTCGGTGTGCGTTTCGACGACGAACAGGACTGGCGCACGGTCGATGCCCGGCCGCCGATCGGCGTCGCGCTGGCCGGCGGCGAGCAGCTACCGGTGCTCGGCGCGGTCGGCGACAGCCCGGTCATCGATTTCTGCGGCCTGGGCGGCCAGGCGCTCGCCTTTGCGCCGGCCCTGGTCGAGGCCTGGGAGGCCCTGCTGCCGGCCGACTGGCAGGAACGTGCCGATGCGGTCAGCGACGACGAAACCGGCCTGGTCTGCCGCCATCGCATCGCGGCCAGCGGACGGTCGCCGCTGGTGCATCTGGCCCTGGTCAGCGCAGCGCCCGAGGGTGGGCTGGCCGGCCGCGGATTCTATACGCCGCCCATGGCGTTGTTCAGGGGGTAGCGGGGCGGCGCCGCGCCGGCGGCGTGGTCGCGCTTTTTAGAAGCCGACGCTGCAACACCGGGTCCGACCGCGTGATGTTGCGCCGCAGCATCGTAATCGAGGCGCCGCAGACCGGGCGGCGCTTAGACAGTGACACCGACGGGCGGGACATGCCGTCCGCCCGAATAGACGACAACCGTTTGTCGCGATATCCGCTCTGGGCGCGTCCATGCGCCGCGGCGAGTCGCGTCACCGAGAAGAGGGACCGATGGACGCCAGCGCATTTCTGCATTACCTGACCCTGCCGTTGCTATGGGAAGGGCTCAAGACCGCGATGATCATCGCCGTGATCGCGTTCGCGGCCGCACTGCCGTTCTCGCTGGGCATGGCGATGATGCGCATGTCGCACTACAGGATCGTGCGGCTGTTGCCCATTCCGTATATCTGGGTCATGCGCGGCACGCCGATCCTGTTGCAGCTGCTGTTCTGGTACAACGTGCTGCCGCTGGTCGGCCTGGGGCTGAGCGCGTTCTGGACGGCGGTACTCGGGCTGATGCTCAACGAGATCGCCTTCATGTCGGAGATCATCCGCGGCGGTCTGCAGTCGATCAAGAAAACCCAGCGTGATGCGGCCAGTGCGCTCGGTCTGACCTCGTGGCAGATCATGTATCGCGTGATCATGCCGCAGGCAATGCGCTCGATCGCGCCGGCGATGGCCAACGAAGGCATGGTCATCGTCAAGCACACCTCGCTGGCCTCGGTGATCACCGTGCAGGAGCTCACGCTCAGCAGCGAACAGGTGGTCTCGACCAACTTCCAGTATGTCGAGGTCTTCATGGCCGCCGGCGTGCTCTATCTGGCCGCCACCACGCTGATCGCGCTGGCCCAGAACTATCTCGAGCGCCATCTCGATCTCGAACGGCGCGGGCATGCGATTGCGATCGCGGCCCAGGCCGGGCGTGATCGCGGCGGCAATCCGGTGGTCGATGCACCGCAGCCTGCCGGTGCCGGCCCGGGTGGTGGCGCCGCCACGATCGATGCCGAAGCGCCGGCCCTGCAGAAGTTCCTCAATCCCGGCCGTGACCTCGCTACGAAAGATGGCAGGCGAGCCGACCGCCCGCGCCGGCCGTATGTGGTGATCAACAAGGTATCCAAGTCCTTTCACGGCAAACGCGTGCTGCGCGATGTCTCGTTCAACATCTTTCCGGGCGAGGTGGTGTTTTTGATCGGGCCCAGCGGCTCCGGCAAGACCACGCTGCTGCGCACGATCAACCGGCTGGAAACCGTCGACGACGGCGAGATCACCGTGGGCGGACAGTTCGTGGGCTATCGCGCATCCGCCGGCCGGCCGGTGCCGATGCGTGACGCGGCGCGCTCTCGCGCCAAGGTCGGCGTGGGCATGGTGTTCCAGCATTTCAATCTGTTCGACCACCTGACCGTGCTCGAAAACGTCATCGAAGCGCCGGTACGCGTCCACGGCGCGAAACGTGAACAGGCCCGTGCCGAAGCCCGCGAGCTGCTCGCCTGGGCCGGGCTGGCGGAATACGAAAACCACTATCCGCATCAGCTGTCCGGCGGCCAGCAGCAGCGTATCGCCATCATCCGTGCGGTCGCCACGCGGCCGAAGCTGCTGTTGTTCGACGAACCCACCTCGGCGCTCGACCCCGAGCTGGTCAACGAGGTGCTCGACCTCATGCGCAAGCTCGCCGAATCCGGCATGACCATGGTGGTGGTCAGCCACGAGATCGTGTTCGCCCGCGACTGGGCCGACAAGGTCGTGTTCATGGAAGACGGCGAGATCGTCCAGCACGGC from the Salinisphaera sp. T31B1 genome contains:
- a CDS encoding (2Fe-2S)-binding protein, with protein sequence MSAPLQFPQSNTVTFRLTVNGQEREISAEPRTHLADVLREHCGLTATHLGCEQGVCGACTVEIDGVPQRSCLQSATRFEGREIRTLEAFEDDPLGAALRRAFSEEHALQCGYCTPGMLMTAHDIVQRLPHADEARIREELAGNLCRCTGYRGIVRAIQRVLETYPHESSDGR
- a CDS encoding amino acid ABC transporter permease/ATP-binding protein, which gives rise to MDASAFLHYLTLPLLWEGLKTAMIIAVIAFAAALPFSLGMAMMRMSHYRIVRLLPIPYIWVMRGTPILLQLLFWYNVLPLVGLGLSAFWTAVLGLMLNEIAFMSEIIRGGLQSIKKTQRDAASALGLTSWQIMYRVIMPQAMRSIAPAMANEGMVIVKHTSLASVITVQELTLSSEQVVSTNFQYVEVFMAAGVLYLAATTLIALAQNYLERHLDLERRGHAIAIAAQAGRDRGGNPVVDAPQPAGAGPGGGAATIDAEAPALQKFLNPGRDLATKDGRRADRPRRPYVVINKVSKSFHGKRVLRDVSFNIFPGEVVFLIGPSGSGKTTLLRTINRLETVDDGEITVGGQFVGYRASAGRPVPMRDAARSRAKVGVGMVFQHFNLFDHLTVLENVIEAPVRVHGAKREQARAEARELLAWAGLAEYENHYPHQLSGGQQQRIAIIRAVATRPKLLLFDEPTSALDPELVNEVLDLMRKLAESGMTMVVVSHEIVFARDWADKVVFMEDGEIVQHGAPEAVFNSPDNPRTKNFVNLIEQRSEGKSSKTVEV
- a CDS encoding DUF1116 domain-containing protein, translating into MSVVAPERLDAKRGQAAALFEGACLRGVARLSDMRPELGDDVLLHAGPPLDTHALPYPVRNAAVHALVYAGWPAGDAARAIDTDAIRFEPAQDHGVVTPLAQVVSNAMPVFRVGDERHEVAAPIAESAPPALRFGSADEACVIRLRQQAEWAFGALAPRLADAPLPIRDWIDAALVEGDECHARTGVANARLISALGELPEDYAESIAANANFVLPILMAASAWAIRRHRGSIAAVGGNGQRFGVRFDDEQDWRTVDARPPIGVALAGGEQLPVLGAVGDSPVIDFCGLGGQALAFAPALVEAWEALLPADWQERADAVSDDETGLVCRHRIAASGRSPLVHLALVSAAPEGGLAGRGFYTPPMALFRG
- a CDS encoding SRPBCC family protein; this encodes MDVKQRFTIDAPADDVWQAFQDPALLVECLPGATLTEPVADNHLKLMFQVKLGPISAAFAGEGDLSLDDTAHTGGLQGRGTDRKSNSRVKGEAAFAVIDEGAVTAVELNVSFSITGKLAQFSREGIVKALADQLTRDFADNLQQALQPEATADAAVPAGETRPASERGGTPAGSRPRLKSVDTSSVNALSLVWRMIVSWWRRLLGKSPA